In the genome of Populus trichocarpa isolate Nisqually-1 chromosome 6, P.trichocarpa_v4.1, whole genome shotgun sequence, one region contains:
- the LOC7495741 gene encoding E3 ubiquitin-protein ligase At1g63170 gives MDVPSTELHSESQTDTFPLLMERPENLNSSAHIIDIPRNIEVPGSPSHDRISSGLEASSHEDRPSSGVRAPSTQPSTSLSNGTNSRSSSLIRRGEARRRRSPLNSGLWISVELVLTLSQIVASIVVLSVSRHEHPHAPLFAWIVGYASGCVATLPLLYWRYRYRNQSLEQDSAQNHQGSAHINVPAGPFSLSVSRNSESDDRRSATTSPRGSQNAVLNARLKVLVEYFKMALDCFFAVWFVVGNVWIFGGHSSAEEAPNLYRLCIVFLTFSCIGYAMPFILCATICCCLPCIISVLGYREDLTQTRGATTESIDALPTYKFKLIKNRNGEDSSAGASDGGVVAAGTEKERVISGEDAVCCICLAKFANNDELRELPCSHFFHKECVDKWLKINASCPLCKSEVGESLLGSLSGLSSSQRRVENGAGAVF, from the exons ATGGATGTTCCCTCAACGGAACTACATTCTGAAAGTCAGACTGACACTTTCCCATTGTTAATGGAGCGGCCAGAGAATCTTAACAGTAGTGCGCATATTATTGACATACCAAGAAACATCGAGGTTCCTGGGTCACCATCTCATGATAGAATTTCAAGTGGATTGGAAGCATCATCACATGAGGACAGACCTTCGAGTGGTGTGAGAGCACCCAGTACTCAGCCTTCAACATCTTTGTCTAATGGAACAAACTCTCGGAGCTCCTCATTAATAAGGAGAGGAGAAGCTCGTCGACGCAGGAGTCCCTTGAACTCGGGTTTATGGATTTCTGTTGAATTAGTTCTCACGCTGAGCCAGATTGTTGCGTCTATTGTTGTTTTGTCTGTGTCGAGACATGAACATCCACATGCACCATTGTTTGCATGGATTGTTGGTTATGCATCAGGATGTGTTGCAACCCTGCCACTTCTTTACTGGCGCTATCGTTATCGTAACCAGTCTTTGGAGCAAGACTCAGCCCAAAATCATCAGGGTTCTGCACATATTAATGTTCCTGCAGGACCATTTTCTCTTTCAGTCAGTAGGAATTCAGAAAGCGATGATCGCCGATCTGCCACTACATCACCTAGAGGCAGCCAAAATGCAGTACTAAATGCAAG ACTCAAGGTTTTGGTGGAATACTTCAAAATGGCTTTGGATTGCTTTTTCGCAGTTTGGTTTGTGGTGGGCAATGTGTGGATATTTGGAGGCCACTCATCTGCTGAGGAGGCTCCAAACTTGTACAG GTTATGTATAGTGTTTCTTACATTTAGCTGTATCGGATACGCTATGCCCTTCATTCTGTGTGCAACAATCTGCTGTTGCTTGCCTTGTATAATTTCCGTTCTTGGATATAGAGAGGATCTGACACAGACAAGGGGAGCCACAACTGAATCAATTGATGCCTTGCCAACATACAagtttaagttaattaaaaatagaaatggtgAGGATAGCAGTGCAGGAGCTAGTGATGGTGGGGTCGTGGCTGCAGGAACAGAAAAGGAACGAGTGATCTCGGGAGAAGATGCA GTTTGCTGCATTTGTTTGGCAAAATTTGCAAACAATGACGAGCTGAGGGAGCTGCCATGTTCTCATTTCTTTCACAAGGAGTGTGTAGATAAGTGGCTGAAGATCAATGCATCATGTCCTCTTTGCAAGAGTGAGGTCGGTGAAAGTCTTTTAGGTTCTCTCTCTGGGTTAAGTTCTAGCCAGAGACGGGTCGAAAACGGGGCTGGTGCAGTGTTTTGA